A section of the bacterium genome encodes:
- the hemH gene encoding ferrochelatase — translation MNKTAVILLQLGGPVSLETVEPFLFNLFCDPDIIDLPLAFLFRKRLARLISTRRTPAVQELYKRIGKRSPILKQTRLQAEALQHSLLKKNIQADVFIAMRYWHPMTEEVVQQIRNRGYEKIVLLPLYPHYCKATTGSSINEWKRITQRLHVNGFETRVIESYYDHPAYIDALVERIQRTIRRVPEKDRNKIHLVFSAHGTPLKLVKNGDPYSRHIQRTYELVLEKGQFGLAHHLCFQSKVGPQKWLEPSLVQTVEKLAHNKVSHIIAIPIAFVTDHIETLSEINIEAKAEAKKLGIIHFDMTPALIRSPKFIECLTDVVAKELN, via the coding sequence ATGAATAAAACAGCCGTCATACTTTTGCAACTCGGTGGCCCTGTTTCCCTGGAGACGGTTGAGCCGTTTTTATTTAATTTATTTTGTGACCCGGACATTATCGATTTACCGTTAGCTTTTCTTTTCAGGAAAAGGTTGGCCCGTTTGATTTCCACGCGACGTACTCCAGCCGTACAAGAATTGTATAAACGTATCGGAAAACGCTCCCCGATTTTGAAACAAACCCGATTACAAGCCGAAGCGTTGCAACACTCGCTCCTCAAAAAGAATATCCAAGCCGACGTGTTCATTGCGATGCGGTATTGGCATCCTATGACGGAAGAAGTTGTTCAACAAATTCGAAACCGTGGTTATGAAAAAATTGTTTTATTGCCGCTGTATCCGCATTATTGTAAAGCCACGACCGGTTCTAGTATCAACGAGTGGAAAAGAATCACTCAACGTTTACACGTCAATGGATTTGAGACACGAGTGATTGAAAGTTATTACGATCACCCGGCTTATATTGACGCGCTCGTCGAACGAATTCAGCGAACGATCAGACGTGTTCCTGAAAAAGACCGCAATAAAATTCATCTGGTTTTCAGCGCGCATGGAACACCACTAAAATTAGTTAAAAACGGTGATCCCTATTCCAGGCATATTCAACGTACGTATGAGTTGGTTTTGGAGAAAGGCCAATTTGGTCTCGCGCATCATTTGTGTTTTCAGAGCAAAGTTGGTCCCCAAAAATGGCTCGAGCCTTCGTTGGTACAAACTGTTGAAAAACTCGCTCACAATAAAGTATCCCATATCATCGCCATTCCGATTGCTTTTGTAACCGATCATATCGAAACGTTGTCGGAGATTAATATCGAAGCAAAAGCGGAAGCAAAAAAACTTGGTATTATTCATTTTGATATGACGCCGGCTTTGATCAGAAGCCCTAAATTTATCGAATGTTTAACGGACGTTGTCGCAAAGGAATTAAACTAA
- the hemG gene encoding protoporphyrinogen oxidase, whose protein sequence is MYHDVTVIGGGITGLATAWWLNQKGIDVVLLERDHEVGGTMKTIRDNGWLIETGPNSALETTPLIRQLCKEIGIAGEIVYANENANNRYILRNHTLHALPMSPGAFFKSKLWSLPAKLRLLKEPFIGRAEHEETIAEFVERRLGKEFLDYAINPFVAGVYAGNPSQLSVQAAFPKLYALEKNYGSLIKGQIKGARERKKRNETSKDRAKLFAFKNGMQTLPNAIFNKLSDKIYTGATISSIQSFETSYKIHCTIEGKSTTIETNSVVLGVPSYVAATFLSSFDSEMTNQLNDVYYPPVAEVFLGFKTEDVKRPLDGFGFLIPQKENRKILGAIWSSSLFENRAPENHVAFTCFIGGSRQPELASLKEEQLIKIATDEVKELLPVAGAPVYTRVNCWEKAIPQYRLGHLDSIAKIEKFEKQFPGFYLTGNYRGGIAVGDCIKNAFENADRIVKLQRTASLKDLVV, encoded by the coding sequence ATGTACCACGACGTAACGGTCATCGGCGGTGGAATTACCGGATTGGCAACGGCCTGGTGGTTGAATCAAAAAGGGATCGATGTCGTATTGTTGGAACGAGATCACGAGGTTGGCGGCACGATGAAAACTATTCGCGATAATGGCTGGCTGATAGAGACCGGGCCAAACAGCGCACTCGAAACGACGCCGCTAATCCGTCAATTGTGCAAGGAAATCGGAATTGCCGGTGAGATCGTCTACGCCAACGAAAACGCCAACAACCGTTATATTTTACGCAACCATACCTTGCACGCGTTACCGATGTCGCCCGGCGCATTTTTCAAATCTAAATTATGGTCGCTGCCTGCAAAATTACGCCTGCTCAAAGAACCTTTTATCGGCCGTGCGGAACACGAAGAAACGATTGCAGAATTCGTGGAAAGAAGGCTTGGAAAAGAATTTTTAGATTATGCGATCAATCCTTTTGTTGCAGGCGTTTATGCAGGTAATCCTTCCCAATTGAGCGTTCAGGCGGCATTCCCTAAATTGTACGCCTTAGAAAAAAATTACGGCAGTCTTATTAAAGGACAGATCAAAGGCGCACGCGAAAGAAAAAAACGTAACGAAACATCCAAAGACCGTGCCAAATTGTTTGCGTTTAAAAACGGCATGCAAACATTACCCAACGCTATTTTTAATAAGCTTTCGGATAAGATCTATACCGGGGCAACCATTTCATCGATTCAATCTTTTGAAACGTCTTATAAAATTCATTGCACGATTGAGGGTAAATCAACTACGATTGAAACGAATTCCGTTGTTCTGGGCGTGCCCTCGTACGTTGCAGCAACCTTCCTCAGTTCTTTCGATTCGGAAATGACTAACCAGTTAAATGACGTTTATTACCCGCCGGTGGCTGAGGTGTTTTTAGGTTTTAAAACAGAAGACGTCAAACGGCCGCTCGATGGTTTCGGCTTTTTAATTCCCCAAAAAGAAAATAGAAAAATTTTGGGAGCTATCTGGTCATCGTCGCTTTTTGAAAATCGGGCTCCTGAAAATCATGTTGCTTTTACGTGTTTTATAGGCGGTTCACGTCAGCCTGAGTTGGCCTCATTAAAAGAAGAGCAATTAATTAAGATCGCAACTGACGAAGTGAAAGAATTATTACCTGTTGCAGGTGCCCCGGTTTATACTCGTGTCAATTGCTGGGAAAAAGCCATTCCACAATATCGATTAGGCCATCTCGATAGTATTGCAAAAATTGAAAAATTTGAAAAGCAATTTCCCGGTTTTTATTTAACCGGAAATTATCGCGGCGGTATTGC